In the genome of Pelagibacterium nitratireducens, one region contains:
- a CDS encoding glutathione S-transferase family protein, giving the protein MTITITAFESSPDRGRGLARDMRVRWALEEVGRPYAVELVSFKAMKEPAYLALQPFGQIPVYREGDLTLFETGAIVFHLARHNKGLLPDEPNARARAITWMFAALNTVEPPIIEREQSHYTVGEKPWFPELLAVLDERARARLQQLSDHLGNADWLDGDFSAADLLMVLVLRRIEGDGILEKFPNLCAYVARGEARPAYQRAYAAQRQVFVGRTSARQS; this is encoded by the coding sequence ATGACCATTACGATTACAGCTTTTGAGAGCTCACCCGATCGCGGACGGGGGCTTGCGCGCGACATGCGGGTGCGCTGGGCGTTGGAGGAGGTGGGGCGGCCCTATGCGGTAGAACTCGTTTCGTTCAAGGCGATGAAAGAGCCGGCCTATCTGGCGCTGCAGCCTTTCGGGCAGATACCGGTCTATCGCGAAGGCGATCTGACCCTGTTTGAAACCGGAGCCATCGTCTTTCACCTTGCCCGGCACAACAAAGGGCTGTTGCCGGACGAACCCAACGCCCGCGCGCGTGCCATCACCTGGATGTTTGCCGCGCTCAATACGGTGGAGCCGCCGATCATCGAACGCGAGCAATCCCATTATACAGTGGGCGAAAAGCCGTGGTTTCCCGAGTTGCTGGCGGTCCTGGATGAGCGCGCCCGTGCCCGGCTGCAACAGCTTTCAGATCATCTGGGCAATGCGGACTGGCTCGATGGCGATTTCAGCGCCGCCGACCTGCTCATGGTGCTGGTGCTGCGCCGGATCGAGGGGGATGGGATCCTGGAGAAATTTCCCAATCTTTGCGCCTATGTCGCGCGCGGAGAGGCGCGGCCGGCCTACCAACGTGCGTATGCGGCCCAGCGTCAGGTGTTTGTGGGCAGGACTAGCGCTCGCCAATCATGA
- a CDS encoding DMT family transporter, with protein sequence MTTAILFALLAGILVSLSRQLNGRLALSTTALIASYWNHIVGFAVLTVFGLIIGGLWPQGALNAPWYAYLGGTIGVVFVASGSWLIARIGAINTAMLVIGGQMISGVLLDLARGNTENLAASAIGVTMIIAGMALTQKRD encoded by the coding sequence ATGACCACGGCAATCCTGTTCGCCCTGCTGGCGGGTATTCTGGTTTCGCTCTCGCGCCAACTGAACGGTCGGCTGGCGCTGTCGACCACGGCGCTGATCGCCTCGTACTGGAACCACATCGTCGGCTTTGCGGTGCTTACGGTATTCGGCCTGATCATTGGCGGCCTTTGGCCCCAAGGCGCCCTGAATGCGCCATGGTACGCCTATCTGGGCGGCACCATCGGGGTGGTTTTCGTTGCCTCGGGCAGCTGGCTCATCGCCCGCATCGGGGCCATCAACACCGCCATGCTGGTCATTGGCGGCCAGATGATTTCCGGCGTGCTGCTCGATCTGGCACGCGGCAACACCGAGAATCTCGCGGCCAGCGCTATCGGCGTGACGATGATCATTGCCGGCATGGCACTGACGCAAAAGCGGGATTAG
- a CDS encoding DMT family transporter encodes MSSTPLSARRPAPLHLLLAFASGGLLTLMVDFNGLVGLHGGAMYSSWVAHGTGTVAALIFLALLRLAPRSGTTTEKPHAPLWAYLGGVSGALTVTLTSTTVNTPLALSGTLALGLAGQVLFSLAADRWGLFGLPRRIPRLKDFAALALIFAGSMIIIFGQG; translated from the coding sequence ATGTCATCCACCCCGTTATCCGCCCGTCGCCCCGCCCCGCTTCATCTGCTTTTGGCCTTCGCCAGTGGCGGGCTTTTGACCCTGATGGTCGATTTCAACGGGCTGGTCGGGTTGCATGGCGGGGCGATGTATTCGTCATGGGTCGCCCACGGCACCGGCACGGTGGCCGCGCTGATCTTTCTGGCGCTGTTGCGCCTTGCCCCTCGATCGGGCACGACGACCGAAAAGCCCCATGCCCCCCTGTGGGCCTATCTGGGCGGCGTCTCGGGCGCGTTGACCGTGACGTTGACCTCGACGACCGTCAACACGCCGCTGGCGCTGTCGGGAACTCTCGCGCTCGGCCTTGCCGGACAGGTGCTGTTTTCGCTGGCCGCCGACCGCTGGGGTCTGTTCGGCCTGCCCAGACGTATCCCCCGGCTCAAGGATTTCGCAGCCCTTGCATTGATCTTTGCCGGCTCGATGATCATCATTTTCGGACAGGGGTAG
- a CDS encoding FdhF/YdeP family oxidoreductase, with translation MPHSHQTVGGGPKKVLYTLQTVARMGVGKAAKALTAKNTCKACAYGMGGQMGGMTNELGEFPSVCNKSVQAQSTDIQPAIPHAIFTHELADLKELTGKEMEHLGRLGDPVYKPARSDHYTVVDWDWALDHAAKRLLATAADRTFFYSSGRSSNEAGFIFQLLARAFGTNNVNNCSYFCHQATSEGLATTIGKGTATVELADLTGADMIFVIGANPSSNHPRFIHMLKHCRDRGGEVIVINPAREPGLVKFAVPKSPSSMLRGGDDIASDYLQPRIGSDIALMIGIAKAVIEAGMEDADFIEKHTGNVAAYRAQVHATSWVNIETSTGLSRAEIERVAHRYGQAKNVVFAWGMGMTHHVHGVENVESIANLALLRGMIGRPNAGLLPLRGHSNVQGIGTIGVKPLLAEDVMAEMERQFSISLSRSKGLDTMACLHAAHRGEMDAAVIMGGNLYGASPDTAWAEKALNTIGFKLFLTTTLNLGHVHGHDQSESLILPVTARDEEWEPTTQESMFNFIRLSDGGIDRLANVRPESVILTDLATRILPDSPIDFQAFKKHAEVRRAISEIVPGLKDLAEIDVAKREFHIANRVMHEPRFSTDDGKGHFQVIPLPQSPKAPEGRKALTLATIRSEGQFNTIVYEETDSYRNRAPRWSVLLNGKDMEEMGIAEGDLIDLASEQGKMSKLKALSFDIPRGSALAYYPEANVLVGTAIDPRSKTPAFKSVPVWIER, from the coding sequence ATGCCACATTCGCACCAGACCGTTGGGGGAGGGCCCAAGAAGGTTCTCTATACGCTCCAGACCGTGGCCCGCATGGGTGTGGGCAAGGCGGCCAAGGCGCTGACCGCCAAGAACACCTGCAAGGCCTGTGCCTATGGCATGGGCGGGCAGATGGGCGGCATGACCAACGAGCTGGGCGAGTTTCCCTCGGTGTGCAACAAGTCGGTGCAGGCCCAATCGACAGATATCCAGCCGGCCATTCCGCACGCCATCTTTACCCACGAGCTTGCCGACCTCAAGGAATTGACCGGCAAGGAGATGGAGCATCTGGGCCGGTTGGGCGACCCGGTTTACAAGCCCGCCAGGTCCGATCACTACACTGTGGTCGATTGGGACTGGGCGCTCGATCACGCCGCCAAGCGGCTGCTGGCCACTGCGGCTGACCGGACGTTCTTTTATTCTTCGGGGCGCTCATCGAACGAGGCGGGGTTCATCTTCCAGCTTCTGGCCCGCGCCTTTGGCACCAACAACGTCAACAACTGTTCCTATTTCTGCCATCAGGCGACCAGCGAGGGGCTGGCCACCACCATCGGCAAGGGTACTGCGACGGTGGAACTGGCCGACCTTACGGGCGCTGACATGATCTTTGTGATCGGGGCCAATCCCTCGTCCAACCACCCGCGCTTCATTCACATGCTCAAGCACTGCCGCGACCGGGGCGGGGAGGTGATCGTCATCAATCCGGCGCGCGAGCCGGGACTGGTCAAATTCGCCGTGCCCAAATCTCCCTCGTCGATGCTCAGGGGCGGCGACGACATCGCGTCCGATTATCTCCAGCCGCGCATCGGGTCCGATATCGCGCTGATGATCGGCATCGCCAAGGCGGTGATCGAGGCCGGGATGGAAGACGCGGACTTTATTGAAAAACATACCGGCAATGTTGCGGCCTATAGAGCACAAGTCCACGCAACATCGTGGGTAAATATCGAAACATCGACGGGCCTCTCGCGGGCTGAAATCGAGCGCGTCGCGCACCGCTATGGACAGGCGAAAAACGTGGTTTTCGCCTGGGGGATGGGGATGACGCACCACGTTCACGGCGTTGAAAACGTTGAATCAATTGCCAATCTCGCCTTGTTGCGCGGCATGATCGGGCGGCCCAATGCGGGGCTGTTGCCCCTGCGCGGGCACTCCAATGTGCAGGGCATCGGCACCATCGGCGTCAAACCGCTGCTGGCCGAGGACGTGATGGCCGAAATGGAGCGCCAGTTTTCGATTTCTCTCAGTCGGTCCAAGGGCCTGGATACCATGGCCTGCCTGCACGCCGCCCATCGCGGCGAGATGGATGCCGCGGTCATCATGGGCGGCAATCTTTATGGTGCATCTCCCGATACCGCATGGGCCGAGAAGGCGCTTAACACCATAGGATTCAAGCTCTTTTTGACCACGACCCTCAATCTGGGGCACGTCCACGGGCACGATCAATCCGAAAGCCTGATCCTGCCGGTGACGGCGCGCGACGAGGAATGGGAGCCGACCACCCAGGAATCGATGTTCAATTTCATACGCTTATCAGACGGCGGGATCGACCGGCTGGCCAATGTGCGCCCCGAAAGCGTCATCCTCACCGACCTCGCCACCCGCATCCTGCCCGATAGCCCCATCGATTTTCAGGCGTTCAAGAAGCACGCCGAGGTGCGGCGCGCGATTTCTGAAATCGTCCCCGGTCTCAAGGACTTGGCCGAGATCGATGTTGCAAAGCGTGAGTTCCACATCGCCAATCGCGTCATGCACGAACCGCGCTTTTCCACGGACGACGGCAAGGGGCATTTTCAGGTGATACCGCTGCCGCAATCCCCGAAAGCGCCAGAGGGTCGCAAGGCGCTGACGCTGGCAACGATCCGCTCGGAAGGCCAGTTCAACACCATCGTTTACGAAGAGACCGACAGCTATCGCAACAGGGCGCCGCGCTGGTCGGTGCTGCTCAACGGCAAGGACATGGAGGAGATGGGCATCGCGGAAGGCGATCTCATCGATCTGGCGTCCGAACAGGGAAAGATGAGCAAGCTCAAGGCGCTCAGTTTCGACATCCCCCGCGGATCGGCGCTGGCCTATTATCCGGAAGCCAATGTTCTGGTCGGGACGGCAATCGATCCGCGCTCGAAAACCCCGGCTTTCAAGTCGGTGCCGGTATGGATAGAGCGCTGA
- the ettA gene encoding energy-dependent translational throttle protein EttA: MARQFIYHMHGMSKAYSGGKKVIDNMNLSFYPDAKIGILGPNGAGKSTLLKIMAGIDTEFTGEAWAADGATVGYLPQEPQLDEQLDVKGNVMIGVKDKQAILDRYNELMMDYSDETADEASKLQDQIDADDLWDLDSKVEMAMDALRCPPGGESVDKLSGGEKRRVALCQLLLSQPDLLLLDEPTNHLDAETTAWLEKHLREYPGAVLIITHDRYFLDNVTGWILELDRGRGIPYEGNYTAYLTAKAKRMQQEKSEDQARSKVLEREKEWLGQSPQARQTKSKARIRAYDELVKINEARAQSNTAQIIIPPGERLGQNVIDIEGVKKGFGDRLLIDGLSFKLPPGGIVGVIGPNGAGKTTLFKMLTGQEQPDEGTITVGDTVHMGYVDQSRDSLDAKKSVWEEISGGNDIIKLGKREVNSRAYTSSFNFKGGDQQQPVGTLSGGQRNRVHLAKMLKSGANVLLLDEPTNDLDTETLAALEEALEEFAGCAVIISHDRMFLDRLATHILAFEGDSHVEWFEGNFQDYEADKVRRLGPDSVNPKRVSYKPLTR; this comes from the coding sequence ATGGCGCGTCAATTCATCTATCATATGCACGGCATGTCCAAGGCCTATTCCGGTGGGAAGAAGGTCATCGACAATATGAATCTCTCGTTCTACCCCGATGCCAAGATCGGCATCCTGGGGCCGAACGGCGCGGGTAAATCCACGCTTCTGAAAATCATGGCCGGAATTGACACCGAATTTACCGGCGAAGCCTGGGCCGCCGATGGTGCGACTGTCGGATATCTGCCCCAGGAGCCCCAGCTCGACGAGCAACTCGACGTCAAGGGCAACGTGATGATCGGGGTCAAGGACAAGCAGGCCATCCTCGATCGCTACAACGAGCTGATGATGGATTATTCCGACGAGACGGCCGACGAAGCCTCAAAGCTTCAGGACCAGATCGACGCCGATGACCTGTGGGATCTCGATTCCAAGGTCGAGATGGCCATGGACGCGCTGCGCTGCCCTCCGGGGGGAGAAAGCGTGGACAAGCTTTCGGGCGGTGAAAAGCGCCGTGTGGCCCTGTGTCAGCTGCTGCTCAGCCAGCCCGACCTGCTGCTGCTCGACGAGCCGACCAACCATCTGGACGCCGAAACCACGGCGTGGTTGGAAAAGCATCTGCGCGAATATCCCGGCGCAGTGCTGATCATCACCCACGACCGCTACTTCCTCGACAACGTGACGGGCTGGATTCTGGAGCTCGACCGCGGGCGCGGCATTCCCTATGAGGGCAATTACACGGCATACCTGACCGCCAAGGCCAAGCGCATGCAGCAGGAAAAGAGCGAGGATCAGGCCCGCTCGAAGGTGCTGGAGCGCGAAAAGGAATGGCTGGGCCAGTCGCCCCAGGCGCGCCAGACCAAATCCAAGGCGCGTATCCGGGCCTATGACGAACTGGTCAAGATCAACGAGGCGCGGGCGCAGTCCAACACCGCCCAGATCATCATTCCGCCCGGCGAGAGGCTGGGCCAGAACGTCATCGATATCGAAGGCGTCAAGAAAGGCTTTGGCGACCGGCTGCTGATCGATGGGCTCAGCTTCAAGCTGCCGCCGGGCGGTATTGTCGGGGTGATCGGGCCGAACGGTGCGGGCAAGACCACGCTGTTCAAGATGCTGACCGGGCAGGAGCAGCCCGATGAGGGCACGATTACGGTCGGCGATACCGTCCATATGGGCTATGTGGATCAGAGCCGCGACAGCCTCGATGCGAAAAAGAGCGTCTGGGAGGAAATCTCGGGCGGCAATGACATCATCAAGCTGGGCAAGCGTGAGGTCAATTCACGGGCCTACACCTCGTCGTTCAACTTCAAGGGCGGCGACCAGCAACAGCCGGTGGGTACACTTTCGGGCGGGCAGCGCAACCGCGTGCATCTGGCCAAGATGCTCAAATCGGGCGCCAACGTTCTGCTGCTCGACGAACCGACCAACGATCTGGACACCGAAACGCTGGCGGCGCTTGAAGAGGCGCTCGAGGAATTTGCCGGCTGCGCCGTCATCATCTCGCACGATCGCATGTTCCTCGACCGTCTGGCCACCCACATCCTGGCGTTTGAAGGCGACAGTCATGTGGAGTGGTTCGAGGGCAATTTCCAGGATTACGAGGCCGACAAGGTGCGGCGGCTCGGCCCGGATTCGGTCAATCCCAAGCGCGTGAGCTACAAGCCGCTGACGCGGTAG
- a CDS encoding alpha/beta hydrolase, translated as MIEPFSLQIDDANFTGIEAGEGIPVVFLHAGVCDRRMWENQIEAVAAAGFWGIAYDRRGFGETVSPDEGFSHLEDLEAVLDALDVHAAVFVGCSMGGALAIDFALANPERTAGLVLVGTSISGARVPSLPPEIMQIANAMEAVEESGDVDAINAVDTHAWLDGPLSESGRVKGAVRELFQAMNGTILRKSDMTREDRPEAAIDRISEIDTPALLVAGDLDFPHIVNRHDDLSEEMENAFAVVIEGTAHLPSLERPDLFNPLLLEFLRMVTGQADNEQ; from the coding sequence ATGATTGAACCGTTTTCCCTCCAAATCGACGATGCCAATTTCACCGGGATCGAGGCCGGGGAGGGGATACCGGTGGTGTTTTTGCATGCGGGGGTGTGTGACCGGCGCATGTGGGAAAACCAGATCGAGGCGGTTGCTGCAGCGGGGTTCTGGGGTATTGCCTACGACCGGCGCGGGTTTGGAGAGACCGTTTCGCCGGACGAGGGATTTTCCCATCTCGAAGACCTCGAAGCGGTTCTGGACGCGCTCGATGTCCATGCTGCGGTGTTCGTTGGCTGCTCGATGGGCGGTGCGCTGGCCATAGACTTTGCGCTGGCCAATCCCGAGCGCACCGCCGGGCTGGTTCTGGTGGGCACCTCGATCAGCGGCGCCCGGGTGCCGTCCTTGCCGCCCGAGATCATGCAGATCGCCAACGCCATGGAAGCGGTGGAGGAAAGCGGGGATGTCGATGCGATCAACGCGGTCGATACCCACGCCTGGCTCGACGGTCCGCTTTCCGAAAGCGGGCGGGTGAAGGGCGCGGTGCGGGAGCTGTTCCAGGCCATGAACGGCACCATTCTGCGCAAGAGCGACATGACCCGGGAAGACAGGCCCGAGGCTGCGATCGATCGCATAAGCGAGATCGATACGCCGGCGCTGCTGGTGGCGGGGGACCTTGATTTTCCCCATATCGTCAACCGCCATGACGATCTGTCAGAAGAGATGGAGAACGCGTTTGCCGTGGTGATCGAGGGCACCGCGCATCTGCCCAGTCTTGAGCGCCCCGACCTGTTCAATCCGCTGCTGCTCGAGTTTCTTCGCATGGTGACGGGTCAGGCGGACAATGAGCAGTGA
- the rarD gene encoding EamA family transporter RarD, with protein MTSIEGAPAAKGVRSPRPTGPDDNVRLGVFAALATYTIWGVLPLFFKLLEHVNPVGVVANRILCSLFFVMAILYFRHQFGEVRVALKDRRTVLLMCVSAVLIAANWLIFVWAVGNNHVLEVSFGYFINPLVSVAIGMVLLSEKLSRTQALAIAIAVVAIAIQAVGLGSVPWVSLALALTFAFYGYVRKTVDVGSAAGLAIETLVLIPISAAYILYLLTGPAPDFYADPTTTLFLVMTGPMTAVPLVMFAFAARQLRLSTIGMFQYIAPSLQFAVAVFVFGEDLSPARLASFALIWVSLAVFSYGSWRGRGPKPA; from the coding sequence ATGACATCGATCGAAGGCGCTCCCGCCGCAAAAGGCGTGCGGTCTCCCCGTCCCACAGGGCCGGACGACAATGTGCGCCTTGGTGTCTTTGCGGCGCTGGCCACCTATACGATCTGGGGTGTGCTGCCGCTGTTCTTCAAGCTGCTCGAGCACGTCAATCCAGTCGGCGTGGTGGCGAACCGGATCCTGTGTTCGCTGTTTTTCGTGATGGCGATCCTTTATTTCCGCCATCAGTTCGGTGAAGTGCGTGTTGCGCTCAAGGACCGGCGCACCGTGTTGCTGATGTGCGTTTCGGCGGTGCTGATCGCAGCCAACTGGCTCATTTTCGTGTGGGCGGTGGGCAACAACCATGTGCTCGAAGTGAGTTTTGGCTATTTCATCAATCCGCTGGTCAGCGTGGCGATCGGCATGGTGCTGCTGTCGGAAAAGCTCAGCCGGACGCAAGCACTCGCCATTGCCATTGCCGTTGTCGCCATAGCCATTCAGGCCGTCGGCCTGGGCAGCGTGCCGTGGGTTTCGCTGGCGCTGGCGCTGACATTTGCCTTTTATGGCTATGTGCGCAAAACCGTCGATGTGGGCTCGGCGGCGGGGCTGGCCATCGAGACGCTCGTTCTCATTCCGATCAGCGCAGCTTATATCCTTTATCTGCTGACCGGGCCGGCGCCCGATTTCTACGCCGACCCGACCACCACGCTGTTTCTGGTGATGACCGGGCCGATGACAGCGGTGCCGCTGGTCATGTTCGCCTTTGCGGCGCGGCAGTTGCGGCTTTCGACCATCGGGATGTTTCAGTACATAGCGCCCTCGCTTCAGTTCGCGGTGGCGGTGTTTGTGTTCGGCGAGGACTTGTCGCCGGCCCGGCTGGCCAGCTTTGCGCTGATCTGGGTGTCGCTGGCGGTGTTTTCCTACGGCTCCTGGCGGGGACGCGGTCCCAAACCTGCCTAG
- a CDS encoding hydrogen peroxide-inducible genes activator, translating into MHTITLRQLHYAQAIAEEGHFGRAAQRCHVTQPALSQQMRLLEERCQTSLFDRLGKTVTLTPFGREFLAHASRVLGAAVDLETFADMAAGQPARPLRFGIIPTVAPYLLPEILPALTDHLKDIRFSISEGKTERLLSALSDGDLDIALIATETDRSNLTSVALFADPFVLATRNGTDLADPVNLANLPRDKFLLLEEGHCLRDQMVDACALKPDLQGRTFAATSLTTILELVANGYGVTLLPTISLRREEHNKRIEFHTLSAPGAARVLRLVWRANSPYESLYRRIGDIVTRVGEASLRTDWQPT; encoded by the coding sequence ATGCACACAATAACCCTGCGCCAGCTTCACTACGCGCAAGCCATTGCCGAAGAGGGCCATTTCGGGCGCGCCGCCCAGCGGTGCCACGTGACCCAGCCGGCCCTGTCCCAGCAGATGAGGCTGCTTGAGGAGCGCTGCCAGACCTCGCTTTTCGACAGGCTGGGCAAGACAGTGACCCTCACCCCGTTCGGCCGCGAATTTCTCGCCCATGCAAGCCGCGTTCTGGGCGCCGCCGTCGATCTTGAAACCTTCGCCGACATGGCAGCGGGACAACCGGCCCGTCCCTTGCGTTTCGGAATAATCCCCACGGTCGCGCCCTATCTTCTCCCCGAGATTCTGCCGGCATTGACAGATCATCTCAAAGATATCCGCTTTTCCATCAGCGAGGGTAAAACCGAGCGGCTTTTGTCGGCGTTGAGCGACGGCGATCTCGACATTGCGCTGATCGCCACCGAAACCGACCGCTCCAATCTCACCTCGGTCGCCCTGTTCGCCGATCCATTCGTTCTCGCCACCCGCAACGGCACCGATCTGGCTGACCCGGTCAATCTCGCCAACCTGCCGCGCGACAAATTCCTTTTGCTCGAAGAGGGCCATTGCCTGCGCGACCAGATGGTCGATGCCTGTGCGCTCAAGCCCGACCTGCAAGGTCGGACCTTCGCGGCCACTTCGCTGACCACAATTCTGGAACTGGTCGCCAATGGCTACGGTGTCACCCTTCTGCCGACCATCAGCCTCCGGCGTGAGGAACACAACAAACGTATCGAATTTCACACCCTGAGCGCCCCTGGCGCCGCACGCGTTCTCCGGCTGGTCTGGCGCGCCAACTCGCCCTATGAATCGCTCTATCGCAGGATCGGCGATATTGTCACCAGGGTCGGAGAAGCGAGCCTTCGCACCGACTGGCAACCGACCTAG
- the katA gene encoding catalase KatA produces the protein MSDKPTMTTSAGAPVPDNQNSITAGPRGPVLMQDYQLIEKLAHQNRERIPERVVHAKGWGAHGTLKITGDISKYTRAKALQPGSETPLILRFSTVAGELGAADAERDVRGFAIKFYTEEGNWDLVGNNTPVFFVRDPLKFPDFIHTQKRHPKTNLRSATAMWDFWSLSPESLHQVTILMSDRGLPVAPMFMNGYGSHTYSFWNDAGERFWVKFHFKTQQGHKHYTNEEAEKVIGSTRESYQEELFGSIEKGEFPKWTVQVQIMPEADAEKTSYNPFDLTKVWPHAEYPPIEIGVLELNRNAENYFSEIEQVAFSPSNIVPGIGHSPDKMLQARVFSYADAHRYRLGTHYEALPVNAPKCPVHHYHRDGQMNFYGGIKTGNPDAYYEPNSFSGPAEDKSTQEPPLKISGDADRYNHREGNDDFGQPRALFNLFDEGQKQRLFSNIAAAMGDAPDEIKERQCKLFDQVHPDYGAGVRAALAAGKEDRAAAISAAE, from the coding sequence ATGTCCGACAAACCGACAATGACGACCAGCGCCGGGGCGCCGGTTCCCGACAACCAGAATTCGATCACCGCCGGGCCGCGCGGCCCGGTGCTGATGCAGGATTATCAGCTGATCGAAAAGCTGGCGCACCAGAACCGCGAGCGGATTCCCGAGCGCGTGGTGCATGCCAAGGGCTGGGGCGCTCACGGTACGCTCAAGATCACTGGTGACATCTCCAAATATACGCGCGCCAAGGCGCTGCAGCCGGGTTCGGAAACGCCGCTGATCCTGCGGTTTTCGACAGTTGCTGGCGAATTGGGCGCTGCGGACGCAGAGCGTGACGTGCGCGGCTTTGCCATCAAGTTCTACACCGAAGAGGGCAATTGGGACCTCGTGGGCAACAACACGCCGGTGTTTTTCGTGCGTGATCCGCTCAAGTTCCCCGACTTCATTCACACCCAGAAGCGCCATCCCAAGACCAATCTGCGCTCGGCGACGGCAATGTGGGATTTCTGGTCGCTTTCGCCTGAAAGCCTGCACCAGGTGACGATCCTGATGAGTGATCGCGGCCTGCCGGTGGCGCCGATGTTCATGAACGGGTACGGCAGCCACACCTATTCGTTCTGGAACGATGCCGGTGAGCGGTTCTGGGTGAAGTTCCACTTCAAGACCCAGCAGGGGCACAAGCACTACACCAATGAAGAAGCCGAGAAGGTCATCGGTTCGACTCGCGAGAGCTATCAGGAAGAGCTGTTCGGTTCGATCGAGAAGGGTGAATTCCCCAAGTGGACCGTTCAGGTGCAGATCATGCCCGAGGCAGATGCGGAAAAGACCTCCTACAATCCGTTCGACCTCACCAAGGTATGGCCGCACGCCGAATATCCGCCGATCGAGATCGGTGTGCTCGAGCTGAACCGCAATGCCGAGAATTATTTCTCAGAGATCGAACAGGTTGCGTTTTCGCCGTCCAACATCGTGCCGGGGATCGGGCATTCGCCCGACAAGATGCTGCAGGCACGCGTGTTCTCCTACGCCGATGCGCACCGCTATCGTCTGGGCACCCACTACGAGGCGCTTCCGGTCAATGCACCGAAGTGCCCGGTTCATCACTATCACCGCGATGGGCAGATGAATTTCTACGGCGGGATCAAGACAGGCAACCCGGACGCCTACTACGAGCCCAACAGCTTTAGCGGCCCGGCCGAGGACAAATCGACCCAGGAGCCCCCGCTCAAGATTTCGGGCGATGCCGATCGGTACAATCACCGCGAAGGCAATGATGATTTCGGCCAGCCGCGGGCTCTGTTCAATCTGTTCGACGAGGGCCAGAAGCAGCGTCTGTTTTCAAACATCGCCGCGGCGATGGGCGATGCGCCCGATGAGATCAAGGAACGCCAGTGCAAGCTGTTCGATCAGGTCCATCCCGATTATGGCGCCGGTGTTCGTGCAGCGCTTGCAGCAGGCAAGGAGGATCGTGCTGCGGCGATCTCTGCTGCAGAATAG
- a CDS encoding DUF2336 domain-containing protein → MTEAIESVRAFANFRVLNGEADAGERDHLIRNLAQLFSYVSDRCDDEQVAQYDEVLCQLADIVEVEAREHVAKLLAPLERAPGSVVLRLANDVIEVAASLLEFSQVLSDDDLIDIIEQRSESHRMAIASRKGLAGRVGEAIATFGAEPSVTQLLSNTRAEITHRTVDRIAQRALENEAFAKLLRGRKDIDWSEVRAEVSTAGMAALEGIGIFSRAENPATASRVQAVVYNRIKNQAGFSSQEWKLAWNQVKALADRRRFDLKALHRFTRFGYGHHTAAGLTMLLEVRPEIVVKWLAMQDYVAFTVAARAIGLDADLFEAVVAVLPWRDLPSRADIVNVRKRYEALSEDEASGIFDLWRSHSFRRRQEEAVA, encoded by the coding sequence ATGACCGAAGCAATTGAAAGCGTGCGGGCGTTCGCGAATTTCAGGGTTCTGAACGGCGAGGCCGACGCAGGCGAGCGCGATCATCTGATCCGCAATCTGGCACAGTTGTTCTCCTATGTTTCGGACAGGTGCGATGACGAGCAGGTCGCGCAGTATGACGAGGTGCTGTGTCAGCTGGCCGATATCGTCGAGGTGGAGGCGCGCGAGCACGTCGCCAAACTGCTGGCGCCACTCGAGAGAGCACCCGGTTCGGTCGTGCTCAGGCTCGCCAACGACGTTATCGAAGTCGCGGCATCGCTTCTCGAATTCTCTCAGGTGCTTTCGGACGATGACCTGATCGATATTATCGAACAGCGTTCGGAATCCCATCGGATGGCGATCGCGAGCCGCAAAGGGCTGGCTGGACGCGTCGGTGAAGCCATTGCCACGTTCGGCGCCGAGCCCTCCGTCACGCAATTGCTGAGCAATACACGGGCCGAGATCACCCATCGCACGGTCGACAGGATCGCACAGCGCGCGCTTGAGAATGAAGCGTTTGCCAAATTGCTTCGGGGGCGCAAGGACATCGACTGGTCCGAGGTGCGGGCCGAGGTCTCGACCGCCGGCATGGCAGCGCTCGAAGGCATCGGCATTTTTTCACGCGCGGAGAATCCGGCGACGGCCTCGCGGGTGCAGGCGGTTGTGTATAATCGCATCAAGAACCAGGCCGGCTTTTCCTCTCAGGAATGGAAACTGGCCTGGAACCAGGTGAAGGCGCTGGCCGACCGTCGCCGGTTCGATCTTAAGGCGCTGCATCGGTTTACCCGGTTTGGCTATGGCCATCATACGGCTGCGGGGCTGACGATGCTGCTCGAGGTGCGCCCCGAGATCGTCGTCAAATGGCTGGCGATGCAGGACTACGTCGCCTTTACGGTTGCGGCGCGCGCCATCGGGCTCGATGCCGATCTGTTTGAGGCTGTGGTTGCAGTGTTGCCGTGGCGCGACCTGCCGAGCCGCGCCGATATCGTCAATGTGCGCAAGCGCTATGAGGCGTTGAGCGAGGACGAAGCGTCGGGTATTTTCGATCTGTGGCGGTCTCATTCCTTTCGCCGCCGGCAGGAAGAAGCGGTGGCCTGA